The following proteins come from a genomic window of Candidatus Binataceae bacterium:
- a CDS encoding enoyl-CoA hydratase-related protein has translation MAYEQILLDLKDGVATITLNRPEKLNAYTAQMGAELHDAFAELDENDAARVIVVTGAGRAFCAGADLSSGGDTFDSNQRPERNERRPHAIRPWNMKKPIIAAINGPAVGVGITLPMQWDIRVAAESARIGFVFVRRGVIPEALSLWTVPRMIGLAKANELLLTGRIINAREALEFGIVSHVWPDGEFQSKVRELALDLAQNTAPISVAMTKRLIYGLMGEDSADGVQSVESKAFAWVGRQADSHEGVSAFLEKRKPAWKMKASKDFPDFLPPIK, from the coding sequence ATGGCGTACGAACAGATTCTGCTCGATCTGAAAGACGGCGTCGCGACGATCACGCTCAACCGTCCCGAGAAACTCAATGCCTACACCGCGCAGATGGGAGCCGAGCTTCACGACGCCTTTGCCGAGCTCGACGAAAACGACGCCGCGCGTGTGATCGTCGTGACTGGAGCGGGCCGCGCGTTCTGCGCGGGCGCTGACCTCTCGAGCGGCGGCGATACCTTCGATTCCAATCAGCGTCCAGAGCGCAACGAGCGACGTCCCCATGCGATCCGGCCGTGGAACATGAAGAAGCCGATCATCGCGGCGATCAATGGACCGGCCGTCGGCGTCGGGATCACGCTGCCGATGCAGTGGGACATTCGCGTCGCGGCAGAGAGCGCGCGAATCGGATTTGTGTTCGTGCGCCGCGGCGTTATTCCTGAAGCGCTGAGTCTGTGGACGGTGCCACGCATGATCGGCCTCGCAAAAGCGAACGAACTGCTGCTGACCGGCAGAATCATCAACGCACGTGAGGCGCTCGAATTTGGAATCGTCAGTCACGTATGGCCCGACGGCGAGTTCCAGTCGAAGGTGCGCGAACTCGCGCTCGATCTCGCGCAGAATACGGCGCCGATTTCGGTCGCGATGACGAAGCGGCTCATCTACGGCCTTATGGGCGAGGATTCGGCCGACGGCGTGCAGTCTGTCGAGAGCAAAGCGTTTGCGTGGGTCGGCAGGCAGGCTGACTCGCACGAAGGCGTAAGCGCGTTCCTGGAGAAGCGCAAGCCAGCCTGGAAGATGAAAGCGTCGAAAGATTTTCCGGACTTCCTGCCGCCGATCAAGTGA
- a CDS encoding AbrB/MazE/SpoVT family DNA-binding domain-containing protein → MKSVASKVGRRGTIVIPAKLHKKFALEEGSFILAEERDGGVLIRPAEIVAVETYTPARRARSFC, encoded by the coding sequence ATGAAGTCTGTCGCGAGTAAGGTCGGACGGCGCGGGACGATCGTCATTCCTGCGAAATTGCACAAGAAGTTTGCACTGGAAGAGGGTAGTTTCATCTTGGCCGAAGAGCGTGACGGTGGAGTGCTGATCCGGCCGGCCGAGATTGTCGCCGTCGAAACCTATACGCCCGCGCGCCGCGCGCGGAGTTTCTGCTGA
- a CDS encoding amidohydrolase family protein — translation MCANPNLSRKIDVHAHYLPPGYADEMRSGGLVHPDGMPDYPKWSVELALEAYDKLGIETGVLSISSPGVHYGNDAAARRLARKVNEAGAEAVTKHPQRFGLFAALPIPDVEGSLDELAYAMDTLNADGIGLKTNTHGVYLGDAKFEPIFQELNRRKAVVFIHPTSPSCWQQCAMGYPAPMIEFPFDTARAVTNLIFSGTLERCPDVTIIVPHNGGALPILAGRIAAVGGRLRLGPAGTRDAITYLRRLYYDTAIQSKHTLSSLLQLADVGQIVYGSDWPWYPEAAGLETNKELEEGSFFSDQDREAICRSNALRLLPRIRGLSAKR, via the coding sequence GTGTGTGCGAACCCGAATCTCAGTCGAAAAATCGACGTGCACGCGCATTATTTGCCGCCCGGCTATGCCGACGAAATGCGGAGCGGCGGCCTGGTTCATCCGGACGGGATGCCGGATTATCCGAAATGGAGCGTGGAGCTGGCGCTGGAAGCCTATGACAAGCTAGGAATCGAAACGGGCGTCCTGTCGATCTCATCGCCCGGCGTTCACTATGGCAACGATGCTGCGGCGCGGCGGCTTGCGCGCAAGGTCAATGAAGCGGGAGCCGAGGCGGTGACAAAGCATCCCCAGCGTTTCGGTTTGTTTGCCGCGCTGCCGATTCCGGACGTGGAGGGTTCGCTCGACGAGCTCGCATATGCGATGGATACGCTTAACGCCGACGGGATCGGGCTCAAGACCAATACTCATGGAGTCTATCTCGGCGATGCGAAGTTCGAGCCGATTTTCCAGGAACTCAATCGGCGCAAGGCCGTGGTGTTTATCCATCCGACGTCGCCGTCGTGTTGGCAGCAGTGCGCAATGGGCTATCCGGCGCCGATGATCGAGTTCCCGTTCGACACTGCTCGCGCCGTAACCAATCTGATTTTCAGCGGGACGCTGGAACGATGCCCGGACGTCACGATCATCGTCCCGCACAACGGCGGTGCCCTGCCAATCCTGGCGGGCCGGATTGCCGCAGTCGGGGGGCGCCTGCGGCTCGGTCCCGCGGGGACCAGGGACGCGATTACTTATTTGCGGCGCCTTTACTACGATACCGCGATTCAGTCGAAGCACACTTTGTCATCGCTGCTACAGCTCGCCGATGTGGGGCAAATCGTCTATGGAAGCGATTGGCCCTGGTATCCGGAAGCTGCTGGCCTTGAAACCAACAAGGAGCTTGAAGAGGGCAGCTTCTTCAGCGACCAGGATCGCGAGGCGATATGCCGCAGCAACGCGTTGCGACTTCTGCCGCGTATAAGAGGTCTCTCGGCTAAGCGGTAA
- a CDS encoding ROK family protein: MKRAWALGCDMGGTNIRCAAVSVDGDVLMLQRGPSFASRAAEAVASNIASQVSLLLDSARDAGLGSPRAIGIAVPGPLNVFSGTVMAAPHVAAWKAFPLRARLEQSLGRSVVVENDANAWALGEYWRGSARGRRDVVLLTLGTGVGGGLIVDGALVRGRSGMAAELGHVTVEPDGMPCDCGSHGCLEAYASTSGLRGLVEQRLGVARGGRIPEQLLDEDGNFSVRQMTAVARGGDLFAREIFSVAGRYLGIAVASFLNVFNPELVVIGGGVAGALPYMRAEMTKEISRRAFTAIAGEAKIVRAALGPRSGVVGAAYAAQHPPHKLPPRIH, translated from the coding sequence ATGAAGCGCGCATGGGCGTTGGGATGCGACATGGGCGGCACGAATATCCGCTGCGCCGCGGTGTCTGTGGATGGCGACGTGCTGATGTTGCAGCGCGGGCCGTCGTTCGCGTCACGCGCGGCAGAGGCGGTCGCCTCGAATATCGCGTCGCAGGTTTCATTGCTGCTCGATTCAGCGCGCGATGCGGGACTCGGCTCGCCGCGCGCGATCGGAATCGCAGTGCCGGGTCCGCTCAATGTATTTTCGGGAACGGTGATGGCGGCGCCGCACGTCGCGGCCTGGAAAGCATTCCCGCTGCGCGCGCGTCTCGAGCAATCGCTCGGCCGCTCCGTGGTCGTTGAGAATGACGCCAACGCATGGGCGCTTGGCGAATACTGGCGCGGCTCCGCGCGCGGCCGGCGTGATGTTGTGCTGCTGACGCTCGGTACCGGAGTGGGCGGCGGCCTGATTGTCGATGGCGCGCTGGTGCGTGGCCGCAGCGGCATGGCAGCCGAGCTCGGCCACGTCACGGTCGAGCCGGACGGGATGCCGTGCGATTGCGGCTCGCATGGATGCCTCGAAGCGTACGCCTCGACGTCAGGATTGCGCGGGCTCGTTGAGCAACGTCTCGGCGTCGCGCGCGGCGGGCGGATTCCAGAACAGCTTCTCGACGAAGACGGAAATTTTTCAGTGCGTCAGATGACGGCCGTTGCGCGAGGCGGTGACCTTTTTGCGCGCGAAATATTTTCAGTCGCCGGCCGTTACCTCGGAATCGCAGTCGCGTCTTTTCTAAATGTCTTCAATCCCGAGCTGGTCGTTATTGGTGGCGGGGTGGCTGGAGCTTTACCGTATATGCGCGCGGAAATGACGAAAGAAATAAGCCGGCGCGCATTCACTGCCATCGCCGGCGAGGCTAAAATCGTGCGCGCCGCACTGGGTCCGCGCAGTGGCGTCGTGGGCGCGGCGTATGCTGCGCAGCATCCGCCACACAAACTGCCTCCAAGAATCCATTAA
- a CDS encoding GNAT family N-acetyltransferase, translating to MAIVFKPLNRSNFQAMLALKVHPHQVTFVAPPSKSIAICYTRAFGDDFDHVPHVIFDDQIAVGYVTIACNPSSSDDYWIDDIMIDASHQGKGYGRIAIEMTIRLILTCYPQCETIQLTCFDGNDVAARIYENLGFRKTGQRNEDYDQPEYALTAPALDRFR from the coding sequence ATGGCGATCGTTTTCAAACCGCTGAATCGCTCGAACTTCCAGGCAATGCTCGCGCTCAAAGTTCATCCTCATCAGGTGACCTTCGTCGCGCCGCCGTCGAAATCGATCGCGATCTGCTACACGCGCGCGTTCGGTGACGATTTCGATCATGTCCCGCACGTGATCTTCGACGATCAGATCGCGGTCGGCTACGTGACGATCGCCTGCAACCCGTCGAGCAGCGATGACTATTGGATCGACGACATCATGATCGACGCATCGCACCAGGGCAAAGGCTACGGCCGCATCGCGATCGAGATGACGATCCGGCTGATCCTCACCTGCTACCCACAGTGCGAAACGATCCAGCTCACGTGCTTCGACGGCAACGACGTGGCAGCGCGAATCTACGAAAACCTCGGCTTCCGCAAAACCGGCCAGCGCAACGAAGACTACGATCAACCGGAGTACGCGTTGACCGCCCCCGCGCTCGATCGATTCAGATAG
- a CDS encoding ferritin-like domain-containing protein: MNNERTELHTDLKSVFHWDYSVKFPQMDRLYENAKRDQWNVSTTINWDRPIEREVLDMSMMPMFQTELYRSLSEDQKTQLMRKFAAWRLSQFLHGEQGALMVCGQLVDAVPDLDAKMNAAAQVFDEARHVEAFRKYITKLDRIYPIDPTLERLLRAVMEHDSWEPKYVGMQVITEGLAIAAFRFMQRETKDDLLKELLEYIMKDESRHVGFGMLALRDAVTKLKGKDKKDLEDFAFTACDMMVTKIVDDKPKDGFLSGEQIFEEVGISASDIQEELKRNPKWAEAEQEMEKQFNSFLFVDTIIPCLRQIDLINDRTESWYRQLGVMEFASAA; this comes from the coding sequence ATGAATAACGAACGGACTGAACTCCACACTGATCTGAAGAGCGTATTTCACTGGGACTACTCGGTGAAGTTTCCGCAGATGGATCGCCTGTACGAGAACGCCAAGCGCGATCAGTGGAATGTCTCGACTACGATCAACTGGGATCGCCCGATTGAGCGCGAAGTGCTCGACATGTCGATGATGCCGATGTTCCAGACCGAGCTCTATCGCTCGCTCAGCGAAGATCAGAAGACGCAGTTGATGCGCAAGTTCGCGGCGTGGCGGCTCTCGCAGTTCCTGCACGGCGAGCAAGGCGCGCTCATGGTCTGCGGTCAGCTCGTCGATGCGGTGCCGGACCTCGACGCCAAGATGAACGCCGCGGCCCAGGTTTTCGACGAGGCGCGCCACGTCGAAGCTTTCCGCAAGTACATCACCAAGCTCGATCGCATCTATCCAATCGACCCGACTCTGGAGCGCCTGCTGCGCGCCGTAATGGAGCACGATAGCTGGGAGCCCAAGTACGTCGGCATGCAGGTCATCACCGAGGGCCTCGCGATCGCGGCCTTCCGCTTCATGCAGCGCGAGACCAAGGACGATCTGCTCAAAGAGCTGCTCGAGTACATCATGAAGGACGAGTCGCGCCACGTCGGCTTTGGGATGCTTGCGCTGCGCGACGCTGTGACCAAGCTCAAGGGCAAGGACAAGAAGGACCTCGAGGACTTCGCGTTTACCGCGTGTGACATGATGGTGACGAAGATCGTCGACGATAAGCCGAAGGACGGCTTTCTGTCAGGCGAGCAGATCTTCGAGGAAGTCGGCATCTCGGCCTCGGATATCCAGGAAGAGCTCAAGCGCAATCCGAAGTGGGCCGAAGCCGAGCAGGAAATGGAAAAGCAGTTTAACTCCTTCCTGTTCGTTGACACGATCATCCCCTGCCTGCGCCAGATCGATCTAATCAACGATCGCACCGAAAGCTGGTACCGCCAACTCGGCGTGATGGAATTCGCCTCCGCCGCGTAA
- a CDS encoding LysM peptidoglycan-binding domain-containing protein: protein MKRLSIAMVAAVATVGLFFVSMTGRVCAQTSEFSESNVPPSPPSRVQAAPVTGDEDSGAVSPAPAADTSAGAPVVHPQPARVIPYTVRPGDSIGAIAAMFGVTPDEVARANRIHPDDELMAGEVLRVPKPFTNEVNSLRTQVDSLTAQLQAAEQKADAAENQLQQLKDQVQELQGENQSLNASLKQLPWWRATSVTMAGAALFMFGAMVVTLFEWWRMRRKFLALAAMTEALSRLDYKYKAMFAKAELRLQQLYGRRRQGFPEGQPRPRLPEEMEIDRLNEELKQVLAEHLEKLGAKLHGSRKRGKWREMIGGVDSAVEAPSVRR from the coding sequence ATGAAGCGGTTATCGATAGCGATGGTCGCGGCTGTCGCGACGGTCGGGTTATTCTTCGTCTCGATGACGGGGCGGGTGTGCGCCCAGACTTCGGAATTCAGCGAGAGCAACGTCCCGCCGTCGCCGCCCTCCCGCGTTCAGGCAGCGCCTGTGACGGGCGACGAAGATAGCGGCGCGGTATCGCCTGCGCCCGCTGCCGATACATCGGCAGGCGCGCCCGTTGTTCATCCGCAGCCGGCGCGCGTGATTCCCTACACCGTTCGTCCGGGAGATTCGATCGGAGCAATCGCGGCGATGTTCGGTGTCACTCCGGACGAAGTCGCCCGCGCGAATCGGATCCATCCAGATGACGAGCTGATGGCGGGCGAGGTGCTGCGCGTTCCCAAGCCCTTCACCAACGAAGTCAACTCCCTCCGTACCCAGGTCGATTCGCTCACGGCTCAGCTCCAGGCCGCCGAGCAAAAGGCCGACGCGGCAGAGAATCAGCTCCAGCAACTGAAAGACCAGGTGCAGGAGCTGCAGGGTGAGAATCAGTCGCTCAACGCGAGCCTCAAGCAATTGCCGTGGTGGCGCGCCACCTCGGTGACGATGGCGGGTGCGGCACTGTTCATGTTCGGTGCGATGGTGGTGACGCTCTTCGAATGGTGGCGGATGCGCCGCAAGTTCCTGGCGCTCGCGGCGATGACCGAAGCGCTCAGCCGGCTCGATTACAAGTACAAGGCGATGTTCGCAAAGGCGGAGCTTCGGCTCCAGCAGCTCTATGGACGGCGCCGCCAGGGATTCCCCGAAGGGCAGCCGCGCCCGCGGCTACCCGAGGAAATGGAGATCGATCGCCTCAACGAGGAGTTGAAGCAGGTGCTCGCCGAGCATCTCGAAAAGCTTGGCGCCAAGCTTCACGGCTCGCGCAAACGCGGCAAGTGGCGCGAGATGATCGGCGGTGTCGACTCTGCGGTTGAAGCGCCGTCCGTCCGGCGCTAA
- a CDS encoding TetR/AcrR family transcriptional regulator: MEAAERVISRKGFHQTRIADIAEEADVGLGTFYLHFKTKNEIFIELIELGAAHMRQEIAEAKAAATEPADKMRIAIDCILSAAAEEPEMFRIVFGHSPAFLDLMQRVFDPFIADFRNDLAPLAGDQAETIANLIVGMLSQAISWLLDNRDLPLEQTKQTIVNFALGGLANAAAMKRSGGVNE, encoded by the coding sequence ATGGAAGCCGCCGAGCGTGTCATCTCGCGAAAGGGTTTCCATCAGACCCGTATCGCCGACATTGCCGAGGAAGCCGACGTTGGCCTCGGTACCTTCTATCTCCACTTCAAGACCAAGAATGAAATCTTCATCGAGCTCATCGAGCTCGGCGCGGCTCACATGCGCCAAGAGATTGCCGAGGCCAAGGCCGCGGCGACCGAGCCCGCCGACAAGATGCGTATCGCGATCGATTGCATCCTGAGCGCCGCCGCCGAAGAGCCCGAGATGTTTCGCATCGTGTTCGGGCACAGCCCCGCGTTCCTCGATCTGATGCAGCGTGTGTTCGATCCCTTTATCGCGGACTTCCGCAACGACCTGGCGCCGCTGGCAGGTGATCAGGCCGAGACGATCGCCAACCTGATCGTTGGGATGCTCTCGCAGGCGATCTCATGGTTGCTCGACAATCGCGACCTGCCGCTCGAGCAGACCAAGCAGACCATCGTAAATTTTGCGCTCGGCGGACTTGCGAATGCAGCCGCCATGAAGCGTTCCGGAGGCGTCAATGAATAA
- a CDS encoding DUF2231 domain-containing protein has product MARLLPGLGHVQNYHPLFVHFPIGLIYGAALLYLIGWLGGSDSIKWAAFWTLCLGGIAAAAALATGLYAAPGLMISDSVREHLLDHHKHLMIAASAVTGFLIVWAILTRPMPESGRIGFMAVMFAALILIALGADLGSSMVYGYNAGGDACPQPIDFTH; this is encoded by the coding sequence GTGGCGCGACTCCTGCCGGGGCTCGGGCACGTACAGAATTATCATCCGTTGTTCGTGCATTTTCCGATCGGGCTGATCTATGGCGCCGCCTTGCTCTATCTCATCGGATGGCTTGGCGGCTCCGACTCGATCAAGTGGGCGGCGTTCTGGACGCTCTGCCTTGGGGGGATTGCGGCAGCGGCCGCGCTGGCGACCGGCCTGTACGCGGCGCCTGGTCTGATGATCTCAGACTCGGTCCGCGAGCATCTGCTTGACCATCACAAGCATCTGATGATCGCGGCATCTGCGGTGACCGGATTTTTGATCGTATGGGCGATTCTTACGCGCCCAATGCCGGAGAGTGGAAGGATCGGATTCATGGCCGTGATGTTCGCGGCGCTCATCCTGATTGCGCTCGGCGCCGATCTCGGCTCGTCGATGGTGTACGGCTACAACGCGGGCGGCGACGCGTGTCCGCAGCCGATCGATTTCACGCACTAA
- a CDS encoding PIN domain-containing protein, with protein sequence MRDKASRSLLVESVFLDANVLYSAAYRPDSRLLSLWKLPRVVLLTSRYALAEARRNLSMDRPGAVPVPESLMRSTELAPVAEVELPDSLTLDDFKDRPILASAIAAHVEFLLTGDRCHFGHLYGKTIMGVKTLTSAEFLDRHIIRSIRK encoded by the coding sequence TTGCGCGACAAAGCTTCGCGCAGTCTGCTGGTTGAGTCGGTTTTTCTCGATGCCAACGTTCTTTATTCCGCCGCTTATCGACCCGACTCACGACTTCTAAGTCTATGGAAATTGCCGCGCGTTGTTTTGTTAACTTCTCGATACGCTTTGGCCGAAGCGCGTAGAAACTTGTCGATGGATCGACCAGGCGCGGTACCAGTTCCGGAATCGCTTATGCGCTCAACTGAATTGGCTCCAGTTGCAGAAGTCGAACTACCTGATTCTTTAACGCTCGACGACTTCAAAGATCGGCCGATCCTTGCGTCTGCGATAGCTGCACACGTTGAATTTTTGCTGACCGGCGACCGCTGTCACTTTGGTCACCTATACGGCAAAACCATCATGGGAGTTAAGACACTGACCTCGGCGGAATTTCTGGATCGACATATCATCCGATCGATCCGTAAGTGA
- a CDS encoding CPBP family glutamic-type intramembrane protease, with product MSFDTEPGAEVRVDSRSALRRQAVLLTALAIVCVGIEVPFGFIFNAGQSPGLARVGLVIILSFILAAMVPLGLRLCPQIGFPGAPWIAAKLEGEPPPFALLSVLRSAAQYALGAAAIGAALLAGVMLPVMFMAHHGQIDMPQLPGFNTGPGGLALAGIPVALAAGISEEIEFRLALFAILAAGASLFASGKIALPSRRVVWLATIAQGYAFGLIHLLPNAGPLQGRPLMLLAGGFLMPQTWEGVVFGRLYLSKGLEAAIFAHTIMDLMLFLLAMIGMIGASLGPR from the coding sequence GTGAGTTTTGACACCGAGCCCGGCGCGGAGGTGCGCGTCGATTCGCGGAGCGCCTTGCGTCGCCAGGCAGTTCTGCTGACGGCGCTCGCGATCGTCTGCGTCGGGATCGAGGTTCCCTTCGGCTTCATTTTCAATGCCGGCCAAAGCCCGGGGCTTGCTCGCGTCGGGCTTGTAATCATTTTGTCATTCATCCTGGCGGCGATGGTGCCGCTGGGACTCCGGCTATGTCCGCAGATTGGGTTTCCCGGCGCGCCGTGGATCGCGGCCAAGCTCGAAGGCGAGCCGCCGCCGTTTGCGTTGCTGAGCGTGCTTCGGTCGGCTGCACAATATGCCTTGGGTGCGGCTGCGATCGGCGCGGCGCTGCTCGCGGGTGTGATGCTGCCCGTGATGTTCATGGCACACCACGGCCAAATCGACATGCCCCAACTGCCGGGATTCAACACGGGGCCGGGCGGACTCGCCCTGGCCGGGATTCCGGTCGCGCTCGCCGCGGGAATCAGCGAGGAAATCGAGTTTCGGCTTGCCTTATTTGCGATTCTCGCCGCAGGCGCGAGCTTGTTCGCATCGGGGAAGATCGCGCTGCCGTCCCGGCGAGTCGTATGGCTCGCGACGATCGCGCAAGGCTACGCCTTTGGCCTGATTCATCTGTTGCCGAATGCCGGCCCTCTGCAAGGGCGTCCGCTGATGCTGTTGGCGGGCGGCTTCCTGATGCCGCAAACGTGGGAGGGGGTGGTCTTCGGGCGGCTCTATTTGAGCAAAGGCCTCGAAGCCGCGATCTTCGCCCACACGATCATGGACTTGATGCTCTTCCTGCTCGCAATGATCGGCATGATCGGCGCCAGCCTGGGACCGAGGTGA
- a CDS encoding MFS transporter, giving the protein MESTSQRPPFRSLLPLYFVIFAGFVGYSLMITVFTPMILRSDSAMISAAMPMARRTILLGVLLCLYPAGQFVGSPIMGSLSDRFGRKPILLISLAVTTVSYALIATALAMASLVMLAGASLVAGLAEANIVTAQSAISDVIPASERNRFFGYIYLSVSSAYIVGPLVGGKLADSTIEPWFNYATPFWAVFILLVLTALATAAIFTETNPPEARRAVSYSEAFTNLAGVVTDRRLRALYWLNFLFYLAIFGFFRCYPMYLVDEYRLGVSRVSEFIAWVGVPIVLANLWLTGFLSVRVSIRTLTFWSALLTGVFMIVVVIPHPLNALWVTLFLTSMALALCLPSCATLLSIAATGPEQGRVMGNNQALQVGAESLSGLLGGVLAAVMVKLSLIVLGAVAIVAAILLILTRIRQPPQMPEIQRV; this is encoded by the coding sequence ATGGAATCCACATCGCAGCGCCCGCCGTTTCGATCGCTGTTGCCGCTCTACTTCGTGATCTTCGCGGGGTTTGTCGGCTACAGCCTGATGATCACGGTGTTCACGCCGATGATCCTGCGCTCCGACAGCGCGATGATCTCCGCGGCGATGCCGATGGCGCGGCGGACGATCTTGCTTGGCGTGCTTTTGTGTCTTTATCCAGCAGGGCAGTTCGTCGGCTCGCCGATCATGGGCTCGCTGTCGGATCGATTCGGCCGCAAGCCAATCCTGCTCATATCACTTGCAGTCACCACGGTGTCTTACGCGCTGATCGCGACGGCGCTCGCAATGGCGAGCCTCGTGATGCTCGCAGGCGCGTCGCTTGTCGCCGGCCTTGCCGAGGCGAATATCGTAACTGCGCAGAGCGCGATTTCCGACGTGATACCGGCGAGCGAGCGAAATCGCTTCTTCGGCTATATCTATTTGAGCGTCAGCTCTGCCTATATCGTGGGACCGCTCGTCGGCGGCAAGCTCGCGGATTCGACGATCGAGCCGTGGTTCAACTACGCGACGCCGTTCTGGGCGGTATTCATTCTGCTCGTGCTGACGGCGCTCGCGACCGCCGCGATATTCACGGAGACCAATCCGCCCGAGGCGCGGCGCGCGGTGAGCTACTCGGAAGCGTTCACGAATCTCGCCGGCGTTGTGACTGACAGACGATTGCGCGCGCTCTACTGGCTGAACTTTCTTTTTTATCTCGCGATTTTCGGCTTCTTCCGATGCTATCCGATGTACCTGGTTGACGAGTATCGGCTCGGCGTATCGCGAGTGTCGGAGTTCATCGCATGGGTGGGCGTGCCGATCGTGCTCGCGAATCTGTGGCTCACGGGATTTCTTTCGGTGCGCGTTTCGATCCGAACCCTTACGTTCTGGTCGGCTCTGCTGACGGGCGTATTCATGATCGTCGTAGTGATACCGCATCCGCTGAATGCGTTGTGGGTCACGCTCTTCTTAACTTCAATGGCGCTGGCGCTCTGCCTTCCGTCCTGCGCCACGCTCTTGTCGATCGCAGCCACCGGTCCGGAGCAAGGCCGCGTGATGGGCAACAACCAGGCGCTCCAGGTAGGCGCGGAGTCTCTATCGGGTCTGTTAGGCGGCGTCCTCGCAGCGGTTATGGTGAAGTTGTCGTTGATAGTTCTCGGTGCCGTCGCGATTGTGGCCGCGATCCTTCTCATTCTGACTCGTATAAGACAGCCGCCGCAGATGCCAGAAATACAGAGAGTCTGA